In the genome of Variovorax sp. PAMC26660, the window TTCCGCCCAACGCGGTGATGGCGCTGATGGTGGGTGCCATGACGATCCACAACATCCAGCCGGGTCCGCAGGTGATGACCAGCAACCCCGAACTGTTCTGGGGCCTGATCGCTTCGATGTGGATCGGCAACGCGATGCTGATCATCCTGAACCTGCCGCTGATCGGCATGTGGATCAAGCTGCTGTCGGTGCCGTACAAGTACCTGTTCCCGGCGATCGTGCTGTTCTGTGCCATCGGCGTGTACTCGACCAACAACAACACCTTCGACGTGTGGATGGTCGGCATCTTCGGTCTGGTGGGCTACACCTTCTTCAAGCTGGGTTGCGAGCCTGCGCCGTTGCTGCTGGGCTTCATCCTCGGACCGATGATGGAAGAGAACCTGCGCCGCTCGCTGTTGCTGTCGCGTGGCGACTGGAGCGTGTTCGTGACGCGTCCGATCTCTGCCAGTCTGTTGGCCGCTGCGGCGCTGCTGCTGATCATCGTGCTGCTGCCGGCTGTGAAGTCGAAGCGCGAGGAAGCCTTCGTCGAAGAGTGATCGACAGCGCTTCCTGAAAACAAGAACGGCGCCCTCGGGCGCCGTTTTTCATGGGCCGCAGCCGGTGCTACATCGGTGCCAGCTGCGCCTTCTTCATCATGGCTTCGGTCAGCGCGATCTCTTGCGTGAAGCCCTTGGCGTAGTCCTGCGGACTCGACGGGCTGACGCCGCCGCCCGAGGCCTCGATCACCGTGCGAACGGCGGGTTGCCGGATGGCCTGCTCGAACGCCGCGTGGATCTTCGAGACGATCGCATCGGGCGTGCGCGCCGGCACCGAGATGCCGCCCCACGAGGTGAGCGACACACCGGGCACACCCGCTTCGGCGAGCGTCGGCACATCGGGCAGCGCGGCATTGCGCTGGCTGCCGGCAATGGCCAGTGCCTTGAGCCGGCCCGCCTGCACATGCGGAAAGGCCACGGCGAAGATCGGCATCGCAAAGAAGACCTGCTTGCCGAGCACCGCGTTGACCATTTCCGAGGCGCCCTTGTAGGGCACGTGCGTGGCCTGTACGCCGGCTGCACTGAGGAACAGTTCGACCCCCAGGTGCGAGGGCGTGCCCACGCCGCCGGAGGCGTAGTCCAGCTTGCCCGGGTTGGCACGCGCGCGCTCGACCAGGTCGTGCACGCTGTGGATGCCGGAAGAGGGATGGACGATCAGCAAAATGTCCGAGGTCGTCAGCCGCATGATGTGGCGGAAGTCCTTCACCGCGTCGTAGCCCGGGTTCGCGTACATGCGCATGTTGGCCGCCATCGGCGCAGCGGAATAGATCCACGTGTAGCCGTCGGCCGGCGCATGCGCAACCATCCGGGCGCCGATGTTGCCGCCGGCGCCGGCGCGGTTCTCGATCACGACGGGCTGTCCGAGCAGCGGGCTGACTGCTTCCGCCAGCGTGCGCGCGGTGATGTCGGGCCCTGTGCCCGCAAGGTAGGGCAGCACCCATTTGATGGGCCGGGTGGGCCAGTCGCTGTCGGCCGCCAGCGCGGGCCATGCGGCGGGCCACAGCGACGCGGCCAGCGCCTTGCACAGTTGACGCCGTGAAGCAGTGCAATGGAGGTTCATGGTTCTTGTCTCTCGATCTGGTTGTCGTTTGTGGAAGGCGGCCGGGCTTCGGCGTCAGGGCACCGGGTCGCCCAGCAGTTCGCGCGCGATGGTGTTGCGCTGGATCTCGCTGGTGCCGGTGAGAACCCGATACATGCGCAGCATGCGGAACAGGAACTCCACGCGGCGGCCCTGCACGATGCCTTCGCCGCCGTGGATCTGCACTGCCGAATCGGCGATGCGGAAGGCAGACTCGGAACAGAACAGCTTGGCCATCGAGGCCTCGGCGCGCGCTTCGCCGCCGGCATCGATCTGGCGCGCGGTCGCGATCATCAGTCCGCGCGCGGCGGCCAGTTCGGTCGCCATGTTGGCCAGCATGTGCTGGATGGCCTGGAACTGCGCGATGGCGCGGCCGAACTGCCGGCGGCCCTTCGCATAGGCGATGGCATCGTCCAGCGCCACGCGCGCCAGCCCCACCATGGCGGGGCAGTGCAGCAGCCGGTTCACAGTGATGCGTCCGAGCGCCAGCGCCAGGCCCCGGCCCGGCTCGCCGATCATGTTGCGCGCGGGAACGCGGCACGCTTCCAGCACGATGTCGCCCGTGTGCGACTGGCCGGCCATGGTCTTGTAGCCCGACTCCACGCGCGCGCCCGGCAGGCCCAGGTCGACGAAGAAGGCCGAGATTTCGCGCTGGGAGGGGTCTTCGGCGGTCGAGGCCATCACGAGCGCGAAGTCGGCGAACGGCGAGCCCGAGATGAATCGCTTGCGGCCGGTGAGCACGTAGTCGTCGCCCTGCCGCTCGGCCCGCGTCTGGACCGCGCCGGCGTCGGAGCCGGCTTCGGCTTCGGTCAATGCGAAGCAGATCGCCTTGTCTGCATTCGCCACCGGCGCGATGAATTGTTCGAGCTGCCAGGGCGTGGCCTGCCGCGCGAGCGCGCCCACCCGGGGTGGGCCGCTGAGTTCGCCGAACACATGCGGCGCGAGGGGCGAACCGCTGGCGTAGATGGCTTCCTTGATCAGCACGTGATCGAGCACCGACAGGCCCAGCCCGCCCATCGCCTTCGGCAGCGTGATGCCGTAGAAGCCGAGTTCGTTCGAGCGCCGCCAGACGCGCCGCAGTGTCTCGCGGTCGGGGCCGCGCTCGTGGTCGATGCCGTGCTCGGCGACGATGGCAGCCAGTTCGCCGTGAATGAAATCGCGGATGCGCCCGATCAGTTCTGCGGCCTGTGCCGAGCCTTCGAAGTGCGTGCCTGCAGCAAGTGCGTTGTTCATGCGTGTTCCTTCCTGTTCAATTGACGCGCCGTGCGCGGTCGGCCCAGTAGGGCGCCTGGATGAGCTTGCGCGCGACCTTGCCGTTCGGGTTCTTGGGCAGCGTGCTCACGAACTCGATCGTTCGCGGACGCTTGTAGCCGCCGAGCCGGCTGGCGCAGAAGGCATCGAGCGCGGCGCTGTCGGGCACCTCGCCGGGCTTGAGCACGATGTGCGCGGCCACGGCCTCGCCCCACTTGTCGTCGGGCACCGCGAACACGCAGGCATCGGCGACGGCCGCGTGCTGGTAGAGCACCGCCTCGACTTCCGACGGATAGACGTTGAAGCCGCCGGTGATCACCATGTCTTTCTTGCGATCGACGATGTAGATGAAGCCGTCGTCGTCGGCGCGCGCGAGGTCGCCCGTGTGATAGCTGCCGTTCTTCAGCACCTCGGCCGTGAGTTCGGGCGCGCGCCAGTAGCCCGCGAAGACGTCGGGGCCGCTGACCACGATCTCGCCGATCTCGCCGACAGCGACGGGCTGTCCTTCGTCGTCGACGATCTCGACGCGCGATTCCAGGAAGGGCCGTCCGCAGGAGGCCAGGCGCTCGGGCATGGCGGCACGTGCGAACAGATGGTCTTCGACCGAGAGCCCGCACACGCCGGAGGTGGTTTCGCCGGCGCCGTAGCCCTGCGAGAGGATCGGCCCGAAGACATCCATGGCCTGCAGGATACGCGCGGGTGCCATCGGCGCCGCGCCGTAGCCGAGCCGCTTCAGGTCGGGCAGCGGCAGGTACTGGCCCTTCAACTGCGCGAGCAGCATGTTGATCATGGTCGGCACCATGAAGGTGTGGGCCACGCGGTCGGCGCGCATCTCGGCGAGAAAGCGCTCGGGCTCGAAGCCGTCGAACAGCCGGATGGTCGCGCCGCTGCACAGCGCCGGCACGAGCTGCATGCCCGAGGCATGCGTGATCGGCCCGACCAGGCCCAGCAGTTCGCCGGGCCGCATGCCGTCGGGGCGCATGAGGAACTTGCGCAACTGCGCCAGGCGGTTGCCGAAGGTCTGCATCGCGGCCTTCAGCACGCCGCTCGACCCCGAGGTGTAGTGCAGCACGGCCAGCTCGTCGGACTGCACGCGCGCGGCGTCGAAGCTGTTGCTGGCGGCGGCCAGTGCGGCCTCGTAGCTGCGCGCGCTGCCGTCCGGCTGGTCGATCAGCAGCAATCGGGGCGGAGCGGTCTGCATCAGGGGCAGGAAGGCCTCGGCCCGCGCGGCCGTGGTCACGATCAGTTCGGCTTCGCTGTTGGCGATCATCCCGGCGACCTCGACCGGTGAAAGCCGTGCGTTGATCGGCGCCTTCACCAGCGCCGCCTTGTAGCAGGCCAGTTCAAGCTCGACCACCTCGATGCAGTTCGGCAGGCACACGCCGACCCGCGCGCCGCGTGCCAGGCCGTGCGCGAGCAGCGCGTTGGCAAGGCGGTTGGAACGCCTGTCGAGTTCTTCGTAGGTGATCGAGCGCGCCGGGCTCTTGATCGCAACCTGCCGGGCGAATGCGCGGGATGCGCGCGAGACAAGGGCGCCGACGTTGGCGACCTCGAAGGATGGGGAATTCAAAAGGCTATCTCCTGTGCGCCACTTCCATGTGCGAGTGGACTGGCGCGACTATCGCGGCGCAGGGCGCCGGGGAGGAAATACCGTTTGCTGATGCGCGGCCATCACTATTTCTGATGGCCGGCCGCGATGGCTGCGGCGCTCGCGTCGGCGGAGCGGTGTCAGGGCAGGTCGGCGTCCCAGAGGCCCTGGCCGGCCATGCGGGTGATTTCCTCGCGCAGCACGTCGATCACGGCCTGCACGACCGGGTCGGCCGGGCGGTTCGCGAGCGTGGCCAGCGTGTAGCTGCGCAGCAGTTGCGGCTGCGTCACGCGCGCGCAGACCCAGCGTTCGTCCGTCAGGGCCGAGTCGTCGAGTGCGCAGGCCGGCGTGAAGGTGAAGCCGGCACCGGCCTGGTAGAGCGAGCGCAGCACGCGCGCCGAGTCATGCTCGTAGGCGACGTTCAGCTCGATGTCCAGCTCCGATGCCGCGTGCTCGACCGCCTGCCGGATGCTGAAACGGCGTGACTGCAGCACGAGCGGCAATTGCGCCGCGCGCGAGAAGGTGATTTCGTCGCGACCGCGGCGATGCCCCGCCTTGGGGGCGGCACGCCGGCGCTTGAGCAATGGCGCGGCGATGCCGTTCACGTCGAAGCCGCAGAGGAAGATCGATTCGCTTGCCAGTGGCTCGCACACCAGGCCTTCGAGTGCCGGCGTGTCGACCATGATGCCGACGTCAGCCCGGCGGTCGAGCATGGTCTTCTTCACCATCAGGCTCAGGTCGTCCAGCACGAAGACGCGCACGAAGGGGTGGCGCAGCTTGAGCTGCTTGAGCACCGGGCCCATCAGCAAGGACGACAGCAGCGACGGGATCGCGAGGGTGACCGAGCCCTCCAGCCCTTGCGTGGGGCGCTGGAAGCGTTCGCGCAACGCGGCCGCGTCGGACAGCAGCCGCCGTGCATCGTGGTAGAGCTGCATCCCGGCGGGGGTCGGCGTGACACCCGCATGCGAGCGCTCGAAAAGCTGGGCGCCGAGTTCGTTCTCCAGCTTCTTGATCTGCGCCGTGAGCGCTGGCTGTGCCACGTACAGCAGGGCGGCCGCCCGCGAGAGGCTGCCGGCTTCGAGCACGGTGATGAAGTAGCGAAGTGTGCGAAGGTCCACGGTGTCGTCGTTGTGGTTGGAGGAAAAGGCTGCTGTCGGGCAGGGCCGTTGCGGCCATTGTCGGCAGGAAAACTGCGGCCCGTGGCGGTCCGGGTGGCTGTGGGCACGATTGATGCATCCGGCTCATATATCTATCAGATAAATCCATTTCCATTTTCAATGCCACAAGCGTCCAATCTTTCGGCCGCGCCGGGCCACGGCGCACCGATACAAAGACCTCGGAGAAAATCATCCACATGAAACGAACACGCTTCGTGCTCGCCGCCGCAATGCTGCTGGCCGCGACTTCTGCCCTGGCCCAGAACTACCCCAACAAGCCCATCCGGCTGATCGTGCCGTTCCCCGCAGCGGGCGCCACCGACCTCTTCGCCCGCACGCTGGGGCAGAAGATGGGCGAGAAGCTCGGCACCACGCTCGTCATCGACAACAAGCCCGGCGCCGGCGGCGCCATCGGCTCCGACCAGGCCGCCAAGGCCGCGCCCGATGGCTACACGCTGCTGCTGGCAACCACCAGCACGCACGCCATCGGCCCCGCCATCAACAAGCTGCCCTACGACACGGTGCGCGACTTCACGCCCATCGCGCATGTGGGCGATGCGGCCAGCATCATGCTGGTGCCGGTCAATTCGCCCGCCAAGACGGTGCGCGAGTGGATCGACTACGCCAAGAAGAACCCCGGCAAGCTCAACTACGCGTCGAGCGGCAACGGCACCATCGTGCAGCTCACGGCCGAGCTGTTCAAGGCGCAGGCCGGCGTGTTCGTCACGCACATTCCCTACAAGGGCACGGCGCTGGCCATTCCCGACCTGATCAGCGGCAAGGTCGACGTGCTGTTCGACTCGCTGCCCACCGGCATGCCGCATGTGCGCGACGGCCGCCTGCGCGCGCTGGGCGTCACCTCGCTCAAGCGCAGCCCGCTGGCGCCCGAGCTGCCGCCCATCGCCGATACGCTGCCCGGCTACGAGTCGAACACCTGGTTCGGTTTCTATGGCCCGAAGAATTTGCCGGCCGATATCGTTGCGCGCATCAACAAGGCCGCGAATGAAGCGCTGGCCGATCCCGACGTGAAGGAAAAGCTCGCACGCCTGGGCATCGAGCCCGCGGCGCCGGGCACGCCCGACCAGTTCGCCAAGCTGGTGGCGGTCGACGCCGCCAAGTGGAAAAAGATCGTGGTCGAACGCAAGATCACCAACGAATAAAGAGCACGCCGACATGAACTTCGATTTCAGCAACCCCTACCTTTCCACCCGCATTCCGATCTTCGCGCGCAATGTGGTGTCGACCTCGCACCCGCTGGCCTCGCAGGCCGGGCTGCGCATCCTGCAGCAGGGCGGCAATGCGGTCGATGCGGCCATTGCCACGGCAGCGGTGATGACGCTGGTCGAGCCAGTGAGCAACGGCCTGGGCAGCGATGCCTTCTGCATCCTGTGGGACGGCAAGGAACTGCACGGCCTGAACGCCTCGGGCCCGGCGCCCAAGGTCTGGACGCCCGAATACTTCAAGGCCAAGTACGGCGCCGACGCCGCCACGCCGCCGATGCGCGGCATCGACTCGGTCACCGTGCCGGGCGCGGTGCGCGGCTGGGTCGCCATGAGCGATCGCTTCGGCAAGCTGCCGTTCGCCGACCTGATGGCTCCGGCCATCGACATCGCGGAGCGCGGCTATCTCGTGCCGCCGGTGGTGCAGGGCAAGTGGGCTGCGGCCACGCCGGTGCTGCAGTCGCAGCCGGGCTTTGCGCAGACCTTCCTGCCCTGGGGCCGCGCGCCCGAGGTGGGCGAGCTGTTCCGCTTCGCGGCAGCCGCCCGTGCGCTCAAGGCCATTGCCCGCACCAAGGGCGAGGCCTACTACAACGGCGAGATCGCCGAGGCGCTCGCCAAGTTCTCCGCCGAACAGGGCGGTGCGCTCACGGTGGCCGACCTTGCGGCCTACCAGCCCGAGTGGGTCAAGCCGATCTCGCGCGACTACCATGGCCACACGCTGCACGAGATTCCGCCGAACGGGCAGGGCATCGCGGCGCTGATCGCGCTGGGCATCCTGGAGAAGTTCGACATTGCCTCGCTGCCGGTCGATTCGGTCCAGTCGCAGCATCTGCAGATCGAGGCGATGAAGCTGGCCTTCGCCGACGTGTACCGCTACGTGTCGGAACGCAAGACCATGGAAGTGACCACCGAGCAGATGCTCGACGATGCCTACCTCGCCTCGCGTGCGCGCCTCATCGACGTGAAGAAGGCGCAGGACTTCAAGGCGGGCAACCCGGTCAAGGGCGGCACCATCTACCTCACGGCGGCCGACGAGAGCGGCATGATGGTGAGCTTCATCCAGAGCAACTACATGGGCTTCGGTTCGGGTTGCGTGGAGCCCGAGTTCGGCATCAGCCTGCAGAACCGCGGCCACGGCTTCAGCCTCAAGGCCGAGAGCCCGAACGTGGTGGCGCCGGGCAAGCGTCCGTTCCACACCATCATTCCGGCCTTCCTCACGAAGGACGGCCAGCCGGTCATGAGTTTCGGCGTGATGGGCGGCAACATGCAGCCGCAAGGCCACATGCAGACGCTGGTGCGCATGCTCGACTACAAGCAGAACCCGCAGGCCGCCTGCGATGCACCGCGCTGGCGCTTCAATGCGGGGCTCGAGATCAACGTCGAAGCCGCGATGAACCCGAACACCGTGCAGGGCCTGCGCGACCTGGGCCATCACCTCGAAGTGATCAACGACTCGTACCAGGACTTCGGCGCCGGCCAGTTCATCTGGCGTGCGGGCGAGCCGTCGGTCGAAGGCTATGTGGCCGCCAGCGACCCGCGCCGCGACGGCGTGGCGGCAGGGTACTGAGCAAGGTCTCGGGGTTGCCGCGATGATCGGGGGATGAACAAGACAGCCGCGTCGCTCGGCATCCCCTCTCACGACGGCGCAAGAAAAGGCTATGCGACCGGTCTGATCCTTGCCACGCTGGGCGCGATTGCGTTCAGCGGCAAGGCCATCATCGTCAAGCTCGCCTACCGCCACGGCGTGGATGCCATCACGCTCATCATGCTGCGCATGCTGTTCGCGTTGCCGCTCTTCGCGGTGATGGCATGGTGGGCGGGGCGCGGCAAGCCCAAGCTCACGTCACGCGACTGGCTCGGTGTGATCGGGCTCGGCTTCTCCGGCTATTACCTTGCGAGCTTTCTCGACTTTGCCGGGCTGGCCTACATCTCGGCCAGCTTCGAGCGGCTCATTCTTTATCTCAACCCCACGCTGGTGCTGCTGTTCGGCTGGCTCATGTACCGGCGGCGCGCCACGCGCCCGCAGGTGCTGGGCATGGTCGTGAGCTATGCCGGCGTGCTGCTGGTGTTCGGCCACGAACTGTGGACCGGCGGTGGCGGCAAAGGTGGTGGGGCGGCAGCCTGGGGCGCGTTCCTCGTGTTCCTGAGCGCGGTGAGCTATGCGGGCTACCTCGTCTACAGCGGCGAGTTCGTCAAGCGCCTGGGCTCGCTGCGGCTCGTGGGCCTGGCCACCACCGTGGCCTGCGTGCTGTGCATCCTGCAGTTCGTGCTGACGCGGCCGATGAGCGCGGCTTTCGAGGTCGCGCCCGAGGTCATCTGGTTGTCGGTGCTCAACGCCACGCTGTGCACGGCCGTGCCCGTCCTCATGGTGATGATGGCCATCGAGCGCATCGGCCCCGCGGTGGCCGCGCAAACCGGCATGATCGGACCCCTGTCGACCATCCTCATGGGGGTGGTGATACTCGGCGAGCCGTTCACACCGTGGATCGCCGCCGGCACCGTGCTCGTCATCGCGGGCATCTTCGTTTTCACACGCAAGGGGCGCCAAGCCCCTGCACGATAGGAGCAAACAACATGGATCTGGGTATTGCAGGCAAGACCGCGCTGGTGTGCGGCGCGAGCAAGGGGCTGGGCTACGGCTGTGCCGAGGCGCTGGTGCGCGAAGGCGTCAACGTGGTGATCGTGGCGCGCGGCACCGAGGCGCTGGACGCGGCTGCGAAGAAGCTGGCCGAGGCCGCAGGTGGTGCAGGCGCATCGGGCCCGTTCGTCAAGCACGTGGCGGCCGACATCACGACCGAAGCCGGCCGCGCGGCAGTGTTCGCACTGGGGCATGACTTCGACATCGTCGTCACCAATGCCGGCGGCCC includes:
- a CDS encoding LysR family transcriptional regulator, coding for MDLRTLRYFITVLEAGSLSRAAALLYVAQPALTAQIKKLENELGAQLFERSHAGVTPTPAGMQLYHDARRLLSDAAALRERFQRPTQGLEGSVTLAIPSLLSSLLMGPVLKQLKLRHPFVRVFVLDDLSLMVKKTMLDRRADVGIMVDTPALEGLVCEPLASESIFLCGFDVNGIAAPLLKRRRAAPKAGHRRGRDEITFSRAAQLPLVLQSRRFSIRQAVEHAASELDIELNVAYEHDSARVLRSLYQAGAGFTFTPACALDDSALTDERWVCARVTQPQLLRSYTLATLANRPADPVVQAVIDVLREEITRMAGQGLWDADLP
- a CDS encoding acyl-CoA dehydrogenase family protein; this translates as MNNALAAGTHFEGSAQAAELIGRIRDFIHGELAAIVAEHGIDHERGPDRETLRRVWRRSNELGFYGITLPKAMGGLGLSVLDHVLIKEAIYASGSPLAPHVFGELSGPPRVGALARQATPWQLEQFIAPVANADKAICFALTEAEAGSDAGAVQTRAERQGDDYVLTGRKRFISGSPFADFALVMASTAEDPSQREISAFFVDLGLPGARVESGYKTMAGQSHTGDIVLEACRVPARNMIGEPGRGLALALGRITVNRLLHCPAMVGLARVALDDAIAYAKGRRQFGRAIAQFQAIQHMLANMATELAAARGLMIATARQIDAGGEARAEASMAKLFCSESAFRIADSAVQIHGGEGIVQGRRVEFLFRMLRMYRVLTGTSEIQRNTIARELLGDPVP
- a CDS encoding Bug family tripartite tricarboxylate transporter substrate binding protein — its product is MNLHCTASRRQLCKALAASLWPAAWPALAADSDWPTRPIKWVLPYLAGTGPDITARTLAEAVSPLLGQPVVIENRAGAGGNIGARMVAHAPADGYTWIYSAAPMAANMRMYANPGYDAVKDFRHIMRLTTSDILLIVHPSSGIHSVHDLVERARANPGKLDYASGGVGTPSHLGVELFLSAAGVQATHVPYKGASEMVNAVLGKQVFFAMPIFAVAFPHVQAGRLKALAIAGSQRNAALPDVPTLAEAGVPGVSLTSWGGISVPARTPDAIVSKIHAAFEQAIRQPAVRTVIEASGGGVSPSSPQDYAKGFTQEIALTEAMMKKAQLAPM
- a CDS encoding Bug family tripartite tricarboxylate transporter substrate binding protein, which produces MKRTRFVLAAAMLLAATSALAQNYPNKPIRLIVPFPAAGATDLFARTLGQKMGEKLGTTLVIDNKPGAGGAIGSDQAAKAAPDGYTLLLATTSTHAIGPAINKLPYDTVRDFTPIAHVGDAASIMLVPVNSPAKTVREWIDYAKKNPGKLNYASSGNGTIVQLTAELFKAQAGVFVTHIPYKGTALAIPDLISGKVDVLFDSLPTGMPHVRDGRLRALGVTSLKRSPLAPELPPIADTLPGYESNTWFGFYGPKNLPADIVARINKAANEALADPDVKEKLARLGIEPAAPGTPDQFAKLVAVDAAKWKKIVVERKITNE
- a CDS encoding AMP-binding protein; protein product: MNSPSFEVANVGALVSRASRAFARQVAIKSPARSITYEELDRRSNRLANALLAHGLARGARVGVCLPNCIEVVELELACYKAALVKAPINARLSPVEVAGMIANSEAELIVTTAARAEAFLPLMQTAPPRLLLIDQPDGSARSYEAALAAASNSFDAARVQSDELAVLHYTSGSSGVLKAAMQTFGNRLAQLRKFLMRPDGMRPGELLGLVGPITHASGMQLVPALCSGATIRLFDGFEPERFLAEMRADRVAHTFMVPTMINMLLAQLKGQYLPLPDLKRLGYGAAPMAPARILQAMDVFGPILSQGYGAGETTSGVCGLSVEDHLFARAAMPERLASCGRPFLESRVEIVDDEGQPVAVGEIGEIVVSGPDVFAGYWRAPELTAEVLKNGSYHTGDLARADDDGFIYIVDRKKDMVITGGFNVYPSEVEAVLYQHAAVADACVFAVPDDKWGEAVAAHIVLKPGEVPDSAALDAFCASRLGGYKRPRTIEFVSTLPKNPNGKVARKLIQAPYWADRARRVN
- a CDS encoding gamma-glutamyltransferase family protein, which encodes MNFDFSNPYLSTRIPIFARNVVSTSHPLASQAGLRILQQGGNAVDAAIATAAVMTLVEPVSNGLGSDAFCILWDGKELHGLNASGPAPKVWTPEYFKAKYGADAATPPMRGIDSVTVPGAVRGWVAMSDRFGKLPFADLMAPAIDIAERGYLVPPVVQGKWAAATPVLQSQPGFAQTFLPWGRAPEVGELFRFAAAARALKAIARTKGEAYYNGEIAEALAKFSAEQGGALTVADLAAYQPEWVKPISRDYHGHTLHEIPPNGQGIAALIALGILEKFDIASLPVDSVQSQHLQIEAMKLAFADVYRYVSERKTMEVTTEQMLDDAYLASRARLIDVKKAQDFKAGNPVKGGTIYLTAADESGMMVSFIQSNYMGFGSGCVEPEFGISLQNRGHGFSLKAESPNVVAPGKRPFHTIIPAFLTKDGQPVMSFGVMGGNMQPQGHMQTLVRMLDYKQNPQAACDAPRWRFNAGLEINVEAAMNPNTVQGLRDLGHHLEVINDSYQDFGAGQFIWRAGEPSVEGYVAASDPRRDGVAAGY
- a CDS encoding DMT family transporter; the encoded protein is MNKTAASLGIPSHDGARKGYATGLILATLGAIAFSGKAIIVKLAYRHGVDAITLIMLRMLFALPLFAVMAWWAGRGKPKLTSRDWLGVIGLGFSGYYLASFLDFAGLAYISASFERLILYLNPTLVLLFGWLMYRRRATRPQVLGMVVSYAGVLLVFGHELWTGGGGKGGGAAAWGAFLVFLSAVSYAGYLVYSGEFVKRLGSLRLVGLATTVACVLCILQFVLTRPMSAAFEVAPEVIWLSVLNATLCTAVPVLMVMMAIERIGPAVAAQTGMIGPLSTILMGVVILGEPFTPWIAAGTVLVIAGIFVFTRKGRQAPAR